TTGCGTCGCTTTGATAATCGTCGCAATGACTTCACTCGAACCTTGATAAATGCGGCGGGCGACGCCGACCACACGACCGGTTTCGTACTGCTTGACGACTTGCGCCAACTACAGGCGCGGCCATTCGACGAGCGCGCAACGCCCGCGTGCGCCGTGGCGCGGCAGCTTTTCGCGGAAGACGCGCTGGATGGTGGTCGGGTAGCTCGCCAACCCATCCATGCAAAAGAGCAATGGCCCGCCCAACGCCGACGCGCAGCGTTTGACTCGTTCGAGCAAACGTTCGATGAGCGGACTGTCGCGTTGCGCACTGACTTCCGCGCCGAGCCACAACCGTGTCTTCACGCAGATAGCCAGCGCTAACCAGAGTACGGCGCGTTGCGCGTTGACACGGATTTCATCGCCTTGCACCTGCCCCAGGTCTGGCGGCTGCTCGACCAACTGCTCGTGTACCGCCTGACAATGCCTACCGCCCTTGGCGAGCCAGGCGCGGACCGTGCGCTCATCCATGTCAAAGGCCGCCACAATCGCCTGCACCGGACAACCGTGCGCCAGCAAGGTCAGCACCAAGGTCACGCGCGCCGCATCGGATTGGAGCCGATAAAACGGCGTACCCTGCCGGGCGCTAAAGGTTTTCCGGCAGACGCTGCACTTGAACCGCTGCTCTTTTTGCGCATGCACGCCAATGTTGCCTGCGCCGCACCGCCCGCTGGCAGGACAGTCAGTGTTAGGACAAAATGCCTGCTCCGGGGCGAGGGGTGTGATCGTTTCTGGATTCATCACCCAGGTTGTGCCCCAGACCCCGGACTATTTCAGGCTCAAATCCATTCATTTCACGGTTGTTTGTGGAGCTACCAAGCGCGTTCGATCTGCCATCCATCAACGGTCATGCGATAGACCGCCGTCATGGCGCCTGTGCGATGGCGGCCCCCTGCGCAATGCACAAAGATGGGCCAATTATTTTCATCGTTCGCATACTCAAGAAACTTATTAACGTTTTCTTCGGCAGGTGCCTTTTTATCGCTCAGTGGCATATTTAGATAGCGTAGCCCCGCCGCTTCGGCTTTGCCTTTGGCAAAGTCCGTTGGGTCATCACGCAGGTCAATCACTGTCTTGATCCCTAGCGCTTTTAATTGCTCGTATTGACCTGCTTCGGGTTGGGCACCGCGGTAATAATGGTCATTGACCTTGCCAAAATTTTCCACACTGCAAGTCGGCTCAGTTGGCGTGGCGGAATCTGCCATGGCTTTACGATTCTTGCGTTCGCTATTGGCGAAAATGCAATTGGCACTTGCGAGCAGGAAGCAAGTGGCGATGGCCAAAGCAACAAACGAATAGCATGGATGCCTAACCGCGACCTTGTGATTAACTGGCGAAAAGCTGTTTATCTTCATGAAAGCTCCGTTGAGTTCAACTCGCCCTCTGTCAATGAGCGGTTGATTTGTTAGCCTGATTTACTGTCTATCGTTACTGTCTATCGTTACTGTCTGGTTTACCGATCATGGAAACGCCGATTCATCAGGGAGCGATGCCATAGATGATAGGTTTAAGCTCTGGCGATGTCTAGCGACAAATTCATTTTTCTGGATTATTCATTTTTTTCGGATGACCGTGTAAGTATGAGCAAATTCAGAGTGAAGTATGGTTGTTGATCTTGTCAATTGCTGCTTGGGCAGCTTCGCGTAGGTAGGGATCGTCAGCGGACGTGGCAGCCCGTAAGGCAGAAAGGACAGTGGGCGCGGGTTCCGTCGTCAACCAGCCCAGGGCGATGGCGGCTTCACGTTTAACAATTTGGGCCTTGTCGTTTTGTAAGGCTTCAAGCAGGAGAGGAGTTGCCGCCTGAAAACCAATCCGGCCCAACCCCCGAACTGCTTGGCTGCGCGCGAAAGCATCGGCTTCTTTACGGCGTTTTCGCAGCAGGTCGAGCAAAGGCTTGGCGGCGGCGGTGTCGGCTTGTTCGGCCAATACATAAGCAGCGGTCGCGCGTATTTCTTGTTCTTTGTGATTCAATAATGGCAACAACGCCGCCGTGATTTGTGGCCCTGGATAGCTTGCCAGGGCATATAAGATGGTCTTTCGGGTTGTCATTTCGCGTTCGGTTTTGAACGCGGCGAGCAGTGCATCAACGGCGGTTGAATCGCCAGCCAATTCCAGCGCCCGGGCGGCTTGTGTGCGAATAAGAGGGACAGCATCGGTTTGCAGTAAGTTGGTCAGTACGGCGATGGTATGTGGGCGCGCCGGAGTCAAACGCGTTTTGAAGATGGCGGATAAATCCACTAATAACGCCAGCCGCTGCTCTTCGTCAGCAGTGGCTAGGTTGGCGACAATCGTTTGCTCCGTTGCGATTGGTCTTTGCGCGAAGTAGGGCTGGGGGTTCAGCGTCACTCCACAAACCAAGGCTAACCTCAGCAAATACGTGATGGCTGATAACTGTGTTTTCTTCATTGTCACGACTGTGCCAACCTGAAAAATTCAGGTGTTAAGGACGCGCATAGTGCCGAGCCGAGGCCACTGAGTCGGCTCGCCGCCGGATCGCCTCCCATTCGACGACCTGACGCGCGCGGCGGTTTTCATAAGCCAATCCCAGCGTAGTGACCAAATCATCGTCTGCGATTTCCGGGAACAAGGGGGATTGGTCGTTTGCCAGCGTGGCTTGGTTGGATTCGAGCAAGGTGACGTAATCCAGTACTTCAGTGATTTCAGTTTCGGTGAGACGATCTAATTTGAAGAGGAGTCGTTCGCGTTCTGTTGGTCGCGTGATCATGTCGGCCTCCTTTACGTTCGCTTGCAGCCCGTCTGGCGAGGCTTTGTTTGCGGCAAGCGACCGGGAACGAAGGCGATCAACTTGCCATCTGAATTGTTACGCGCAAGAGACGCGTTGCCAAGTTTTTCATCGAGTCAATAATGGAGATAGATAACCCTCAATGCGATAAATTTGATCATACCGATGGCGTGATCTTAGTACGATGACACGAGGCTGGCAAGCCAGGGTGGTGCGAATTGCCGCGCCTAATTTGACGCTGCTCGTTTGCGCGGTTTACTCTGCCGCTTCAGATAGAAATT
This Acidobacteriota bacterium DNA region includes the following protein-coding sequences:
- a CDS encoding IS1/IS6 family transposase, with amino-acid sequence MNPETITPLAPEQAFCPNTDCPASGRCGAGNIGVHAQKEQRFKCSVCRKTFSARQGTPFYRLQSDAARVTLVLTLLAHGCPVQAIVAAFDMDERTVRAWLAKGGRHCQAVHEQLVEQPPDLGQVQGDEIRVNAQRAVLWLALAICVKTRLWLGAEVSAQRDSPLIERLLERVKRCASALGGPLLFCMDGLASYPTTIQRVFREKLPRHGARGRCALVEWPRL
- a CDS encoding tyrosine-protein phosphatase, translated to MKINSFSPVNHKVAVRHPCYSFVALAIATCFLLASANCIFANSERKNRKAMADSATPTEPTCSVENFGKVNDHYYRGAQPEAGQYEQLKALGIKTVIDLRDDPTDFAKGKAEAAGLRYLNMPLSDKKAPAEENVNKFLEYANDENNWPIFVHCAGGRHRTGAMTAVYRMTVDGWQIERAW
- a CDS encoding HEAT repeat domain-containing protein; the encoded protein is MKKTQLSAITYLLRLALVCGVTLNPQPYFAQRPIATEQTIVANLATADEEQRLALLVDLSAIFKTRLTPARPHTIAVLTNLLQTDAVPLIRTQAARALELAGDSTAVDALLAAFKTEREMTTRKTILYALASYPGPQITAALLPLLNHKEQEIRATAAYVLAEQADTAAAKPLLDLLRKRRKEADAFARSQAVRGLGRIGFQAATPLLLEALQNDKAQIVKREAAIALGWLTTEPAPTVLSALRAATSADDPYLREAAQAAIDKINNHTSL